The genome window GGATTAGCCCGCCGCCGATCGTTAAGCTGATGATGGCTAGGGCGACGTAGGCCTGCTGTAACTTGAGGCGCTGATTTTTCTGCTCGTTCCAGGTGATCAGCCCTCGCTTGATAAGCTCTAACATGCTCGAAATTATAGCATTGTTTATGAGTAAAGTCAACGTTACCTATAGTCGCTAGTTAGTCACTAGGCAAAACCTATTTCCATCGGGGTCTTGCACAACTACCCAGCGCCAGTTGCCTTCCGACTTTTCTTCTACGAGCTTTCCACCGAGGTCGATTATTTGTTGAATAGCCTCGTCAATATCATCGACAACAATATCGATATGCATCCCGAGAGATTCTTGATCGGGAACCTGTTGGATACTAATCGTTACCTCACCTTCATCACCAGTTGACGGTAGAT of Candidatus Nanosynbacter lyticus contains these proteins:
- a CDS encoding VOC family protein, whose amino-acid sequence is MAKKRVTPEGRKTPIGRVEYVIINATDSERSAKFWSTVTGREPGDVSPPYTDLPSTGDEGEVTISIQQVPDQESLGMHIDIVVDDIDEAIQQIIDLGGKLVEEKSEGNWRWVVVQDPDGNRFCLVTN